Below is a window of Streptomyces qaidamensis DNA.
CGCGGTACTTGACATTGAACCGCGGGTCGTACTCCTTGATCCACGAGTACTCCAGCTGGAGCGCCTCGACCTCCGTGGACACGACCGTCCACTCCACGGAGGCTGCCGTGGTGACCATGGAGCGGGTACGCGGGTGCAGGCCCGCCAGGTCCTGGAAGTAGTTCGCCAGGCGCTGGCGCAGGCTTTTCGCCTTTCCGACGTAGATCACCCGGCGGTGCTCGTCACGGAACCTGTAGACCCCCGGCGAGTCGGGGATCTCACCCGGTTTGGGGCGGTAGCTGGAGGGGTCGGCCATGTCTCACACCCTACTGGCGAGCACCGACAGTCCGGCGCGGCCACCGGACACGATCAAGGCCTCGGCGGGTGGGCAGTTTCCAACGGCATGTCCCGCCCCGGGGTTACGCCCCCCCGGGAGCGGGAATGGGGCTCACCCACGGGACACGGCGACGTCCGGCGGGCGGAGTCCGTCCCGGTGCAGGCACAGGTTGTCGGTGCGGACCGTCGTTCCCGGTGCGGAGCGGGCGGGCCACGGGTCGGAGGGCTGCGCACATGAAGCAGATGCGGATCGAGAAAACCCGGCGGGCGGTCCGTGCCCGCAGGTACACGGACGAGCCGTTGGCGCTGCGCGACGCCCTGGACCCGCGCGATCCCGACATCGCACGCGCCAAGCGCCTGGCTCTGAGGGAACAGGGCGGAAGCGACCGCTCCTAGAAGCACACCTCGACTGCGGACGCCCGGGGCGCACGCCCCGGGCGTCCGCATGTCCGGACGGCATGGGCGGGTGTGCGTACGTCACTGTCCGGCATCAGGTGTTGTCGGGACCAGGTCAACACGCTTCAATGCGGGGGAACTCGGGGCCCTGAACGACGGCGTACGCGTGTGAGGACCTGCCCCGCGCCGGCGGGACGGCACCCGGGCGGCCCGTGCGAACGGTCTGACCAGCCGTCGCCGACTCTCAGAGAGGTCCCTGCATGCCGTACGCCCCACAGCACGCGGACGTCGCCACCGCGGAACTGGACTCGGCCCTGCGAGGCGGCCCCTTCCACGTCGCCCTGCGGGCCGCGATCGCAGCCCGCGGGCTGCCGCTGCAGCGCGTGCAGCATCATCTGTCCCGCCACGGGGTGAAGGTCGGCGTCACGAGCCTGAGTTACTGGCAGCAGGGGGCCAGACGTCCGCAGCGCCCCGAGTCGCTGCGGGCCGTACGCGCGCTGGAGGAGATCCTGGAGCTTCCCGAGGAGTCCCTGATCCGGCTGCTCGCCGACTCCGGACAGGGCCCGTCCGGGCTGCGGCCCGCCGCCCGCTCCTACCGCTCCCTCGTCGAGGCCTCCGGTGTGCTGGACCAGCTGCTGGCCGAGCTGGACTGCCCGCCGGACGGGGGTCTGCACACCCTCGGCCACCACGAACGGCTCCGGATCGGTGCGCGGCGCGAGCTGGCGGAGCGCGAGTCGCACCACATCGTGCGCGCCCACCGGGACGGCATCGACCGCTTCGTGGCCGTCCACCACGGCGACCGGGGAGCGGAGCCAGAGCGCATGCGGGTGCACGCGCTGGAGAACTGCCGTACCGGACGCGTCCGTTGGCACCGCGACACGGGAGTGCTCGCCGCCGAGCTGCTCTTCGACACCCGGCTGCGGGCCGGGGACACCTTCCTGTTCCGCTACGGCGTCGAGGACGGCACGGCGGATGCGTCACACGAGTACGTGCGCGGCTTCGACTCCCCCGGCGGCCAGTACGCCCTCCAGGTGTGCTTCGACGCTGCGGCCCTGCCGGTGCGCTGCCACCGCTTCGCCCAGCACTCGGCGGCGGCGCCCCGCAGCGGATGCCAGGACCTGGCGCTGAGCGGCCGGCACCGGTCGGTCCATCTGGTCGAGCCCCGGGTGCGGGCCGGGTTCCTGGGGATCGGCTGGGACTGGGAGTAGCGGAACGGGCCCGGAGTGACCTCTGTCTTTGCCGCCCGGTAGCACGTAAGCGATTGCGCAAACGTTTACGTCCGGCGGTTTGTGCGATACCTTCCCCGCCGGAAGCGGAGGAGGGAACACTCATGGCGACCATGGCCGACGTCGCGCGGAGCGCCGGTGTCTCCGTGGCGACGGTCTCGCACGTGCTCAACGGCACCCGGCCGGTGCTGCCGCACACCCGCCAGGCGGTCCTGGACGCCGTGGAGGAGCTCGGCTACACCACGAACACACTGGCCCGTTCCCTGGTGACGGCCCGCACCCGGTCCATCGGGCTGGCGGTCTCGGCGATCAGCAACCCGTACTTCACGGAGATCCTCCAGGGCGTCGAGGCCGCCGCGCTGGAGGCCGGCTACAGCCTGCTGATCGCCGATCCGCACGACGACCCGGACCACGAGCGCAAGGTCGTCCAGCTGCTGCACGAGCGCCGGGTGGACGGCCTGATCGTCGCGCCCTCGGCCGATCCGCGCGGGCTGCTCGCCTATCTGGGGCGGCACGACGTACCGGCCGTGTTCCTGGACCGGCTGGTGGACGGGCCCACGACCGACGGCGGTCCGCGCTTCGACCAGGTGTGCGCCGACAACGCCGAACCGACGTCCCGGCTGGTCACCCATCTCGCCGGGCTCGGTCACCGCCGGATCGGTCTGGTGGCGGGGCGCCCGGGGCTCAGCACCACGAGCGAGCGGATCTCCGGCTACCGCAGCGGTCTCGCGTTCGCGGGGCTGGCGTACGACGGGCGGCTGCTGGTGTACGGCGATTCGGAGTCCGCCGGTGCCGAGCAGGCCACCGAGGCCCTGCTGTCCCTGGGCGTGCCGCCCACCGCGCTGGTCACCGGCAACAACGCCATGACCATCGGGGTGCTGCGTGCCCTGGGCGCGCGCGGCCTGTCCGTGCCGGACGACATCGCTCTGTGCTGCTTCGACGACTTCGCCTGGGCGGATCTGTTCTCGCCCCGTCTCACCGCGATCGCGCAGCCCGGCAGGGACATCGGCGCCCGGGCCGTCCACGTGCTCCTGGAGCGTCTCGCCGAGCCGGACCGGCCCGCCCGGACCGTGCGCCTGCCCTGCGCCTTCGTCCACCGCACGTCGTGCGGCTGCCCCAGCCCGTCCGAGGAAGGAACCCCGTCGTGATCGTCGTCGCCGGTGAAGCCCTGATCGACCTGGTACCGCGGGGCACGGGTGCCCTGGCGGCCCTGCAGCCGGCGCTCGGCGGCGGCCCGTTCAACACGGCCGTGGCGCTGGGCCGCCTCGGCTCCCCCGCCGCCTTCTGCTCCCGGGTGTCGTCCGACGCCTTCGGAGAGGCACTGCTGGACCGGCTGCGCACAACCGGGGTCGGCGTGTCCTCGGTGCAGCGGGGCACCGAGCCGACGACCCTCGCCGTCGCCACGGTCGGAGCGGACGGCTCGGCGGCGTACTCCTTCTACGTCGACGGGACGGCGGACCGGCTGTTCGAAGCGCCCGCCGCGCTGCCCTCCGGCACCCGCGCGGTGTCCTTCGGCACCTGCTCGCTGGTGCTGGAGCCGGGGGCGAGCGCGTACGAGGAACTGATGCGCCGGGCAGCCGCGCAGGGCGTGTTCACGGCGCTGGACCCGAACATCAGGGCCGGACTGATCCCCGACGCGGACGCCTACCGGGCGCGGTTCAAGAGCTGGCTGCCGTCGGTGTCGCTGCTGAAGCTGTCCGCGGAGGACGCCGAGTGGCTCGGCGGCACGCCCGGGGAGTGGCTGACGGCCGGTCCGGCGGCGGTGGTGATCACCCGGGGCGGCGAGGGGCTGACCGCCTACACCGCTGACGGCGGCGAGTACGCGGTGCCGGGCGAACGCGTGCAGGTCGTGGACACGATCGGCGCGGGCGACACGGTCAACGCGGCCCTGCTGCACGGGCTCGCCGAACGCGACGCCCTCAGCGCCCGGGCGCTGGCCGGACTGGGCCCCGACGGCTGGACCGAACTGCTGGGCTTCGCGGCCCGCGCGGCGGCGATCACCTGCTCGCGGGCCGGGGCGGAGCCGCCGTACGCGCACGAGCTGAAGGGCTGACGCCGGGCGGCCCTTCCGGCGACTGGAGGGGCGGGTGGCCTTCAGCCGGTCTCCCCCATCGCCACCGCCCGCAGGGCGCCGGGGCGGCGGCCGTTGAGCCGGTCCAGGGCGGCGGCCGTGGCGTCGTCCGCGGGCAGGTGGATGACGAGCCGCTGCCCCTCGTCGGGGAGCGCGAGCGTCTCCTGCAGCAACCGCAGGGAACCGGCCTCCGGGTGCTCGATGTGCTGGGAGCCCGTCCGCCGCGGCGCCATGGTCAGATCGGCGAACCGGTCGGTGAAGTCCGCGCCCGCCGTCACGGTCAGCTCGTCGGCCAGCTCGGCGAGGTACGGGTCCCTCAGGGGGACGCCGTGCCGGAGCCGGGCGACGAGGTCGTCGGCCACCCGGTCCCAGTCGCGGTAAGCGCTGCGCGCCCGCTCGTCGGTGAACAGGTACCGGAGCAGGTTGGGCCGCTCGTCGTCCAGCATGCCGAGGGGGCGGGCCAGCCGTTCGTACCCGGCCGTGTGGGCGAGGACGTCACCGATCCAGTTGATCACCAGTGCGGGAGTCGGCTCCAGGCGGTCCAGCACGGCCCGTACGGTGGGGCGCGCCGCGCGGCTGAGTGACGGGGCCGCCGCACAGACCAGGGGGTCGCCGCCGTCCGCCTCCTTGGTCAGGCGGCGCAGCAGCATCCGGTCGGTGAGGGAGAGGTTCAGGGCGTCGGCCAGGGCACCGAGCACCTGGGCGGACGGATTGCGGTCGCGGCCCTGTTCCAGCCGGGTGAGGTACTCGACGCTGACGCCGGCGAGCGTGGCCAGTTCGGCACGTCGCAGGCCCGGGGTACGGCGCCGGGGGCCTGTGGGCAGGCCCGCCTCGGCCGGGGTGACGGCTTCGCGCCAGGTGCGCAGGAACGTGCCCAACTCGTTGTCGCTCACCCGAACGAACGTACAGCGCCCCGGGGCGCGGAGGGTGGCCCCCTCACTACCAGGCTCCGGCCGGTCTCCCTTCGGGGCCGTGCGGCCCTCAGGGTGGAGGGCATGACGAATGACACCGCCATCACCGCCCTGCCGCTGGCCTCCGGTCAGTGGGCCCTCGACCCGTTCCACTCCTCCGTGAACTTCACCATCCGGCATCTGGGCATCGCCAAGGTGCGGGGGCGCTTCGAGCGGCTGGAGGCCGAACTGTTCGTCGGTGAGCGGATCGAGGACGTGCGGGTCTCCGCGACCGTCGACCTGGCTTCGGTCAACACCGGCAACGCCGACCGGGACGCGCATGTGCGAGCCTCCGACCTGCTGAACGTGGAGGAGCGCCCCACGATGACGTACCGCTCGACGAGAGTGTCGGGTGGTGGTGAGGACTGGACCATGGAGGGCGAGCTGACCATCGGCGACGTGACCCGCCCGGTGTCGCTCGCCGTGGAGTTCGGCGGGTTGGTCGACGTGCCCATGGACGGCAGCCGGCACGCCGGGTTCGAGGCGACGGGCGAGATCCGGCGAGGCGACTTCGGGCTGGACTTCGCCCCCGGCCTGCTCGGCGAAGTGGTCAAGATCCAGCTCGACATGCAGTTCGTGGAGCCGAAGAGCGCCTGACCGCGCGCCGAACGCGCCGTGCCCCACAGGACGTTGCCTGTGGGGCACGGCGCGTGGAGCGGAAGACCTCAGCCCTTGCTGGTCCGGGTCGTCTTCTTCGCGGCGGCCTTGGTGGTCTTGGCCCCGGTCTTCTTGGCGGCCGTCTTCTTGGCGGCCGTGCTGTTGACCGTCTTGGTGGCGGTCGTGCGGGTCGATGCCGTCCTGGCCGCGACCGTCTTGGCCGCCGCCGTCCTGCGGGTGGTCGTCTTGCGCGGGGCCTTCACCGAGGACGCGTCGCTGATGCGGTCGGCGCCGAGGATCTCGCGCAGGAACTTGCCGGTGTGGCTGGCCGGGACCCCGGCCACCTGCTCGGGCGTGCCCTCGGCGACGACCAGACCGCCGCCGGCGCCGCCTTCGGGGCCCATGTCGACGATCCAGTCGGCGGTCTTGATCACGTCGAGGTTGTGCTCGATGACGATGACCGTGTTGCCCTTGTCGACCAGTCCGGACAGCACCGTCAGCAGCTTGCTGATGTCCTCGAAGTGCAGACCGGTGGTCGGCTCGTCCAGGACGTAGACCGTGCGGCCGGTGGAGCGCTTCTGCAGTTCGCTGGCGAGCTTCACGCGCTGTGCCTCGCCGCCGGACAGGGTGGTCGCGGCCTGGCCGAGCCGGACGTAGCCGAGGCCGACGTCCTTCAGCGTGTTGAGGTGCCGGGCGATCGCGGGGACCGCCTCGAAGAACGCCGTGGCCTCCTCGATCGGCATGTTCAGGACCTCGGCGATGGACTTGCCCTTGTAGTGGACCTCCAGGGTCTCCCGGTTGTACCGGGCACCGTGGCAGACCTCGCACGGGACGTAGACGTCCGGGAGGAAGTTCATCTCGATCTTGATGGTGCCGTCGCCCGCGCAGTTCTCGCAGCGGCCGCCCTTGACGTTGAAGGAGAAGCGGCCGGGCATGTAGCCGCGGACCTTCGCCTCGGTGGTCTCGGCGAACAGCTTGCGGATGTGGTCGAAGACGCCTGTGTACGTGGCCGGGTTGGAGCGCGGGGTGCGGCCGATGGGCGACTGGTCCACGTGTACGACCTTGTCGACGAGGTCGTCGCCGTCCACGCGCGTGTGCCGGCCGGGCACGCTCCGCGCCCCGTTCAGCTCGCGGGCCAGGTGCGTGTACAGGATGTCGTTGACCAGCGTCGACTTTCCGGAGCCGGAGACGCCGGTGACGGCCGTGAACACGCCCAGGGGGAACGAGACGTCGACGTCCTGGAGGTTGTTCTCCCGGGCACCGTGCACCGTGAGCTGCCGGGAAGGGTCCAGCGGGCGGCGGATCTCGGGCAGCGGGATGGCCTTCTTGCCGGACAGGTACTGACCGGTCTGCGACTCGGCGTTGGCGAGCAGCTCCTTCAGGGAGCCGCTGTGCACGACCTTGCCGCCGTGCTCACCAGCGCCGGGGCCGATGTCGACGATCCAGTCGGCCATCTTGATCGTGTCCTCGTCGTGCTCGACGACGATGAGCGTGTTGCCCATGTCGCGCAGCCGGACCAGGGTCTCGATCAGCCGGTGGTTGTCGCGCTGGTGCAGACCGATGGACGGCTCGTCGAGGACGTACAGGACGCCGACGAGGCCGGAGCCGATCTGGGTGGCCAGGCGGATGCGCTGGGCCTCGCCGCCGGACAGGGTGCCGGCCGCGCGGTTCAGCGAGAGGTAGTCCAGGCCGACGTCGACCAGGAACCGAAGCCGCTCGTTGACCTCCTTGAGTACCCGTTCGGCGATCTTCTTGTCGCGGGCGGTGAGCTTCAGCTCGCCCAGGAAGTCCGCGCAGTCGCTGATCGACATCGCGGAGACCTCGGCGATGGACTTGCCCATGACCGTGACGGCGAGGACGACCGGCTTCAGGCGCGTGCCCTGACAGGTCGGGCAGGGCACCTCGCGCATGTAGCCCTCGAAGCGCTCGCGGCTGGAGTCGCTCTCGGCCTCGCTGTGCCGGCGCTTGACGAAGGGGACGGCGCCCTCGAAGGCCGTGGTGTAGCGACGCTCGCGCCCGTAGCGGTTGCGGTAGCGGACCTCGACCTGGGTCTTGTGGCCGTGGAGCAGGGCCTTCTTGGCGCGCTGCGGCAGGCCGGCGAAGGGGATGTCCGTGCGGAAGCCCAGCGCGTCGGCGAGGGCGCCGATGAGACGGCCGAAGTAGTCCTTGGTGTGGCCGTGCGACCAGGGGTGGATGGCGCCCTCGTCGAGGCTCTTGTCCGGGTCCGGGACGATCAGCTCCGGGTCGACCTCCATGCGCGTGCCGATGCCGGTGCAGTCCGGGCAGGCGCCGAAGGGCGAGTTGAAGGAGAAGGAGCGGGGCTCCAGCTCCTCGAAGGACAGGTCGTCGTACGGGCAGTAGAGGTGCTCCGAGTACATGCGCTCACGCTCGGGGTCGTCCTCGGGGAGGTCGACGAAGTCGAGCACGACCATGCCGCCGGACAGGCCGAGGGCGGTCTCCACGGAGTCGGTGAGGCGGCGCTTGGCGCCGTCCTTGACCGTGAGGCGGTCGACGACCACCTCGATGGTGTGCTTCTCCTGCTTCTTCAGCGTGGGCGGGTTCGACAGCTGGATCGTCTCGCCGTCGACGCGCGCGCGGGAGTAGCCCTTGGTCTGGAGGTCGGAGAAGAGATCGACGAACTCGCCCTTGCGCTCGCGCACCAGCGGCGACAGCACCTGGAAGCGGCTGCCCTCCGGCAGCTCCAGGACCCTGTCGACGATGGCCTGCGGCGACTGGCGCGAGATCGGGCGGCTGCACTCGGGGCAGTGCGGCTTGCCGATGCGCGCGAAGAGCAGACGCAGGTAGTCGTAGACCTCGGTGATCGTGCCGACCGTGGAGCGCGGGTTGCGCGAGGTCGACTTCTGGTCGATGGAGACGGCCGGGGAGAGGCCCTCGATGAAGTCGACGTCCGGCTTGTCCATCTGGCCGAGGAACTGCCGGGCGTACGAGGAGAGGGACTCCACGTAGCGCCGCTGCCCCTCCGCGAAGATGGTGTCGAAGGCCAGCGAGGACTTGCCCGACCCCGACAGGCCCGTGAAGACGATGAGCGAGTCGCGCGGGAGGTCGAGCGAGACGTTCTTGAGGTTGTGCTCGCGCGCTCCACGAACGATGAGACGGTCGGCCACGCCGGTCCGCACCTTTCTTGAGAGAAGTGACAGGGGCGGGGCCCCCGTCTTTCTCAGACTAGGGGGAGCCACTGACAACGCCGGTCGGATTCACGGGTTGCCAACAAACCCCGGCTCTCCAGCATGCCCGACGCCACGTCCGACCATATAGCACGTGCTTTCGATTTCCGGCACTGCTTCACCACCTTCACCCGAAGGAGTGGCGGAGTTAGGGTCAGCACCATGATTGATCACGCTCATGACCTGGCGTCTGTACGGGACGCGACGGAGCGGCTGCTGACCGCAGTCGGCAAACTGGACAACGCGTCTGTGACGCAGCCGTCACGGCTGCCCGGCTGGAGCCGTGGCCATGTCCTGGCCCACCTGGCGCGCAACGCGGACGCCCTTGTGAACGTGCTCGAAGGGCGTCCCATGTACGTCTCCGGCGAGGCCCGGGACACCGACATCGAGCGGGACGCCCCCCGCCCCCTCGACGTCCAGCTCGCCGACCTTCGTGAGAGTGCGGCCCGTTTCGAGGAGGCCGGGGCCGCTCCCGCGGACTGGTCGCGCACGGTGGAGCTGCGCAACGGGGTCACGGACTCCGCTTCCCGGGTGCCGTTCCGGCGGTGGGTGGAGGTGGAGCTGCACCACGTGGACCTGGGGATCGGATACGAGCTGGAGGACCTGCCGGCGGAGTTCACCGAGCGGGAGATCGACTTCCTGGCCGACCGGTTCGCCGGACACCCCGACGTACCGGCCACCCGCGTCACGGACGGCACGCGCGCGTGGAGCACCGGACGGAAGGCCGGCGGGCAGGGGCCCGAGGTGACGGTCACGGGTCCCCCGGCCGACCTGCTGGGCTGGCTCGCGGGCCGCCGCGACGGATCGGCGCTGACCTCGGCAGGCGGCCCGCTTCCGGCGCTGCCGCCGCTATAGGCTGGCTGACATGACGTACAGCGGAGAGGTGACGGTCGGCGGACCGGCCGATGTGCACGAGCTCAAGGACCTGATGATCACCAAGATCGCGGTGGGTCCGATGAACAACAACGCCTATCTGCTGCGCTGCCGGGCCACGGACGAGCAGTTGCTGATCGACGCCGCGAACGAGGCGGACACGCTGCTCGGCATGATCGGTGGCGACGGCATCGCGTCCGTCGTCACCACCCACCGGCACGGCGACCACTGGCAGGCGCTCGCCGAGGTGGTGGAGGCCACGGGCGCCCGCACCTACGCGGGCCGGGAGGACGTCGAGGGCATCCCCGTACGGACCGACGTGCCGGTCGACGACGGCGACAGCATCCGGGTGGGGCACGTGGAACTCACCGCGCGCCACCTGGTCGGGCACACGCCGGGTTCGATCGCCCTCGTCTACGACGACCCGCACGGGCATCCCCATGTGTTCACCGGGGACTGCCTGTTCCGGGGGGGTCCTGGCCGGACAACACGTCCGGAAGAGTTCAACTCCCTGATGGACGGCCTGGAGACCAAGCTCTTCGACGTCCTGCCCGACGAGACGTGGATCTACCCCGGCCACGGCAACGACACCACCCTCGGCACTGAGCGGCCCCACCTCGCGGAGTGGCGCGCACGAGGCTGGTAACCGTCCGACACGTCCGCCCCCCGTTTCGAAACCGAAGCGGGGACAGACGCGCGTGCAGGCCCTTCGGCGCTCGGAGAGCGCCATGCCCCACGGATGGTGGTGTCCAGAGCTCCCCCACCGATGTCGGAAGCAGTGACCAGGGTTACCGCTATAGATCGTCATCGGGTTGACCTGTACAGGTCCTCCTGCCTTGGCGGCCGTCCGGCCACGGTCGGTCACCTCGGGCCACCCGTCGGAAGGCTCACGGGACCAGGGGAGGCGCTCCTGGGCCGCGTGGATCTCGGCGTACAGCTCGGCCGCCCGGCGCTGCGCGTCCCGGAGCTTCTGGGGGAAGTCGAGGAGGTCGAACGGCTTCTCCTCGGCGAGGGCCTGCTCGGAGGAAGGGGTGGTGGCGCTGGCTCCGACCACCGCTCCCGCGGCGAGTTCCTCGCGTTGACGGGGGGGGGTGACCAGACGAGAGCGGCGCGGTGCTCCGACGTACGACTGGGAGCCGGGTGTGCGCTCCGGCTACCTGCCCCGGGCTACTTGCCCCCCATGCCTCGCCAGGCAGCCCCAACGCGCTGGGATGCGAGGGCTTGTCAGCAGTGGTGATGGGTTGCGCGCGCGGGAGGTGCCGCCCCAAGGCTGCTGGCCATGTCGCACGGCGGCGAGGACTGGGGGAGGGGCAGGGTGGGGGCAGCTTGGGTCACGCCAGCGGATCTACGGGGCGCACTCGCTCAGGAGGCGTTCCACGTGAGGCTCACCTTCAACTGGGCGGACGCGCCGGCCGCTGAGACGAACGCACCCGCCTGGGCGCTCAGCTCGACGCCGAACTCCACCACGAGCACATCTGGTTTGTGCACGAATTCCTCCACTTGTGTGGCCACGCTTCGGCTCACCGTACGGATGACACCCATCGCCGACTCGAATGTTCCCTCGGCCCGCGCCATCACGGCGGATGCCGAGGCTCCGCGGGTGACAACAGGGCTTTCTGCTTGCTGGTCAGAAACTCTGACCAGCACCGTACCGCCATCCTGTAGCACGAACTCTGCAAGGGTCATAGAATCGTGATAGCACGAACTGCCATGGCTAGCCACTTAGTTGACCGTTCTCCCATTTGCCGGCCTTGCGGCATGTGGTCGGAGCAGGGTCGGCGGGAGCGTGACATGCGGGGCGGGGTAAGTCACCCGAGGAGCGGAACCATGCCACTCGCGATAGAAATCCTACTCGTCATTGTCGGCATACTCCTTCTGACGCTTGCGCTGATCGGCAGCGGAATCTCCCGGCGCCTGATGACTATACCCAGAATGCATAAATGGCCCCGTATGGTCATAGCCGTCCTCGGCGTCGTGATGATCGTCGGCGGAGGATGGCTGTTGATGACCTCTAACGAGAAGGATGGTCCCTCCTATGCGGACCTCAAAGATCACATACCCAGTACGTTGACGAGCTGGATGACGTGCGAGAAGCACAGTGAGGCACCCGAGGGAGCAGTCGAGGCGAAGTGCACGTCGAGCGACGGCGCGCAAACCGTCTATTACTCGCTTTTCCCGGACGTCAACTCCATGCAGGCGTTTTACGCGAAGAGCGTCACCTTGGAAGAACTTACCGAATCCGAGTGCAGCAGTATGGAGGATTTTCAAACGGGCGGCAAGTATTCGTATGGCAACGACGAATACCCCGTGCTGGGCGACGCGGCGTGCCAGGTAGGCACCGACGAAAGTCTTTGGATGACCTACACGGACCGGCGATTCGACATCGTCGTGGAGGCAAACCACGCAAAGCGAGAAGATGTTTCCGGATTCAACGACTGGTTGAGTGACACACGACCTGTGGGGTCCGCAAACTCCACACCCGCGACACCCACCCAAACCGCAGCACAGCAGTGATCGCGTGCCACGGAAGAGAAGGCTGTCATGGCTGAGGAGTTCGACTTCGTGGTTCAGATGAGCGAGGCACCCGGCGGGTACGAGATCGAGGTGTCCTCATCAGCCGGCGAGGACCGGGAAGTCGTCAGTCTTAGAACCGACGATCTGCTGAGTAGAATTCCCGATCTGCAGGCCGCGATTCTGGGATCGTCCGTTCACTCCCGGGGAGCCGGCAGCGAACTCGAGGAGCCGGTTCTGCAGATCGGTAACGCTTTGTTTGATTCAGTCTTCCGGGACTCCATCAAAGGGCTTTACATCTCCAGCAAGCAGAAAGCGGAAGAGCAGGACCACGTGCTGCGTATCGTTCTTCGGGTGCGGTCGCCAGAACTTGCCGCCCTCCCGTGGGAACTTCTTCACGACTCGAAGCTCGGCGGCTACCTGTGCCTGGATCACCCCATCGTGCGCTACGTCGACATCCTGAAACCGGTCGCACCGCTTCGCGTGTCGCCGCCGCTCCGTGTGCTCGGAATGATAGCTCTCCCCGGTTCTCTGTCGAGCCTGGACACCGAGACCGAGAAAGAGAATCTGCACGCCGCATTGAAGCCACTAATCGACGAGAGGATGGTGCGGCTCGAATGGGTTCCGGGAAACACGAAAAGCGACTTGTACAGCGCTCTACTGCGCGGCGGATGCCATGTTCTGCATTTCATCGGTCATGGGAGATTCGATGAGCATCGGCGTCAGGGCACAATTATTTTCGTCGACGAGAGAGGGCGGGAGGACCCGTTGCATGCGGGAGCACTCGGTTCTCTCATCAGCGTCGGTCAACCACGCCCACGCCTGGTCGTACTCAACAGTTGCCAGACGGGAACGTCCAACGCTCAGGACCTCTTCTCCAGTACAGCAGCCCAGCTGGAGCACGCTGTCCCGGCAGTGGTGGCCATGCAGTTCGCCGTGACCGACACGGCGGCCGTGCTGTTCTCGCGCGCGTTTTACCAGGCCCTCGCGGCGAATCGCCCCGTCGACGAGGCGGTGCGAACCGGTCGTATCGCGTTGCGGGTCCACAAGGACGACAGCCTGGAGTGCTTCACACCGGTTCTGTACCAGCGCGCCGGCGACGCCCGGCTCTTCGACCTCACTGCGCGAACACCCCCGCCTCCCCCGGCGCCCGAGACGACCGAGCCTCCGCCGGAGCGCGGAAAGCACGGCGTGGATACGGGGCCGGAGACAGAGCCGGACAGGAGTCGGGCCGAGACCGGCTCCGGCCCGGTAAAGGCCACCGACATTCCGGTCCTGCCGGTGATCGACACGGACCACTGGGTCGTAAGCATGGCCGTGCATC
It encodes the following:
- the uvrA gene encoding excinuclease ABC subunit UvrA, with amino-acid sequence MADRLIVRGAREHNLKNVSLDLPRDSLIVFTGLSGSGKSSLAFDTIFAEGQRRYVESLSSYARQFLGQMDKPDVDFIEGLSPAVSIDQKSTSRNPRSTVGTITEVYDYLRLLFARIGKPHCPECSRPISRQSPQAIVDRVLELPEGSRFQVLSPLVRERKGEFVDLFSDLQTKGYSRARVDGETIQLSNPPTLKKQEKHTIEVVVDRLTVKDGAKRRLTDSVETALGLSGGMVVLDFVDLPEDDPERERMYSEHLYCPYDDLSFEELEPRSFSFNSPFGACPDCTGIGTRMEVDPELIVPDPDKSLDEGAIHPWSHGHTKDYFGRLIGALADALGFRTDIPFAGLPQRAKKALLHGHKTQVEVRYRNRYGRERRYTTAFEGAVPFVKRRHSEAESDSSRERFEGYMREVPCPTCQGTRLKPVVLAVTVMGKSIAEVSAMSISDCADFLGELKLTARDKKIAERVLKEVNERLRFLVDVGLDYLSLNRAAGTLSGGEAQRIRLATQIGSGLVGVLYVLDEPSIGLHQRDNHRLIETLVRLRDMGNTLIVVEHDEDTIKMADWIVDIGPGAGEHGGKVVHSGSLKELLANAESQTGQYLSGKKAIPLPEIRRPLDPSRQLTVHGARENNLQDVDVSFPLGVFTAVTGVSGSGKSTLVNDILYTHLARELNGARSVPGRHTRVDGDDLVDKVVHVDQSPIGRTPRSNPATYTGVFDHIRKLFAETTEAKVRGYMPGRFSFNVKGGRCENCAGDGTIKIEMNFLPDVYVPCEVCHGARYNRETLEVHYKGKSIAEVLNMPIEEATAFFEAVPAIARHLNTLKDVGLGYVRLGQAATTLSGGEAQRVKLASELQKRSTGRTVYVLDEPTTGLHFEDISKLLTVLSGLVDKGNTVIVIEHNLDVIKTADWIVDMGPEGGAGGGLVVAEGTPEQVAGVPASHTGKFLREILGADRISDASSVKAPRKTTTRRTAAAKTVAARTASTRTTATKTVNSTAAKKTAAKKTGAKTTKAAAKKTTRTSKG
- a CDS encoding YceI family protein, producing MTNDTAITALPLASGQWALDPFHSSVNFTIRHLGIAKVRGRFERLEAELFVGERIEDVRVSATVDLASVNTGNADRDAHVRASDLLNVEERPTMTYRSTRVSGGGEDWTMEGELTIGDVTRPVSLAVEFGGLVDVPMDGSRHAGFEATGEIRRGDFGLDFAPGLLGEVVKIQLDMQFVEPKSA
- a CDS encoding helix-turn-helix domain-containing protein is translated as MSDNELGTFLRTWREAVTPAEAGLPTGPRRRTPGLRRAELATLAGVSVEYLTRLEQGRDRNPSAQVLGALADALNLSLTDRMLLRRLTKEADGGDPLVCAAAPSLSRAARPTVRAVLDRLEPTPALVINWIGDVLAHTAGYERLARPLGMLDDERPNLLRYLFTDERARSAYRDWDRVADDLVARLRHGVPLRDPYLAELADELTVTAGADFTDRFADLTMAPRRTGSQHIEHPEAGSLRLLQETLALPDEGQRLVIHLPADDATAAALDRLNGRRPGALRAVAMGETG
- a CDS encoding carbohydrate kinase family protein, yielding MIVVAGEALIDLVPRGTGALAALQPALGGGPFNTAVALGRLGSPAAFCSRVSSDAFGEALLDRLRTTGVGVSSVQRGTEPTTLAVATVGADGSAAYSFYVDGTADRLFEAPAALPSGTRAVSFGTCSLVLEPGASAYEELMRRAAAQGVFTALDPNIRAGLIPDADAYRARFKSWLPSVSLLKLSAEDAEWLGGTPGEWLTAGPAAVVITRGGEGLTAYTADGGEYAVPGERVQVVDTIGAGDTVNAALLHGLAERDALSARALAGLGPDGWTELLGFAARAAAITCSRAGAEPPYAHELKG
- a CDS encoding LacI family DNA-binding transcriptional regulator; translation: MATMADVARSAGVSVATVSHVLNGTRPVLPHTRQAVLDAVEELGYTTNTLARSLVTARTRSIGLAVSAISNPYFTEILQGVEAAALEAGYSLLIADPHDDPDHERKVVQLLHERRVDGLIVAPSADPRGLLAYLGRHDVPAVFLDRLVDGPTTDGGPRFDQVCADNAEPTSRLVTHLAGLGHRRIGLVAGRPGLSTTSERISGYRSGLAFAGLAYDGRLLVYGDSESAGAEQATEALLSLGVPPTALVTGNNAMTIGVLRALGARGLSVPDDIALCCFDDFAWADLFSPRLTAIAQPGRDIGARAVHVLLERLAEPDRPARTVRLPCAFVHRTSCGCPSPSEEGTPS